GGCCGCCACCATGACGCGTCGCTCCAAAACTTCATCGGAATGGTTGTTCGCATTGGTTGTTGTTGGCCAGTTTTCCCTATGCAGACTAAGCCAAAATGGACCGTGTTGCCAAAGATCACTGCTCAGAAATTCATCTACTTTCATTCCTCTCGTTATCAGGTCAGCTGGATTATAGGTTCCTGCGACGTGGTTCCACTGCGATCCGTGGGTGGTGGTTTGGATCTCAGATACTCGGTTGGCGATGAAGGTTTTCCAAACATGCGGAGGAGAACGTAACCACTCAAGGGTAACTGATGAATCGGACCAAAAGTAGGATGCCGATATGGCCATATCGAGAGCTTCGAGGATTTTTGCGTGCAATCTGGCGGCGAGTACGGCAGCTGATAATTCCAACCTTGGTATCGATAGACGTTTGAGGGGAGCGACTCTGGATTTTGCAGCTATCAGATGAACACGGATCTGGCCTTTGGAGGAAATCGACCTGGCAAAGGTGCAAGCGCCGTATGCTTGCTCAGACGCATCAGCGAACGTGTGAAGCTCGTAGGTAGAGTTTGGAAGAAAAACATATCGGTCAACTGCATAGGAGGATAGCTTTGCCAGATCGGAACAGTAGGATGTCCACTTCTCGTTGACCGGATCAGGAATTTCGTCATCCCACCCACACGGTTGCAGCCACAGCTCTTGCAGGAGTATTTTCGCACGAATGACGACTGGAGAAGTAATACCAAGCGGGTCGAAATGCTTGGATACACCAGATAGAATCGTCCTTTTTGTTGGAGCGCTAGTAGGATCGATGGAAGCGATTTCAAAGCTTAATTTATCTGGTTTGGGTTCCCATCTAACGCCTAGAGTTTTGATTGCTTTTTCTGTATCGAGATTCAGGAACGCTTTAGATTCAATTTGGGATGGATCTAGACCTTCTAGTGCCCGCGGAACGTTGGATGCCCATTTGCGGAGCTGAAAACCGCCTTTCACAAGCAGCTCATTCAATTCAGTCCTGGTATTGATTGCTTCGCCGATGGATTGGGCACCACCTATATAGTCGTCGACATAGAAATTTTTGATCAGGGCTGGTCCTCCGAGCGGAAAGTTGTCTCCTTCATCTTGACACAATTGGTTTAGGGTGCGAGTGGCAAGAAAAGACGAAGACGCCAAACCGTACGTTACGGTTAACAATTCGCACGTTTCAATGGGGCCATCGGGTTGAAAACGCCAAAATATTCTTTGCAGAGGGGTGTCTCTTGGGTCGACCAGTACTTGACGGTAAATTTTCTCGATGTCAGCGACGAGTGCAACAGGGTACTTGCGAAAACGAATAATTAGGGTGAGTAATTCGTCTTGCACTACTGGACCAACTTTTAGGGTATCGTTCAGGGAAAATCCGGTAGTGGAGTGTACCGATCCGTTGAATACCACACGGACTTTTGTGGTGGTGCTTGACTCCTTCACGACGGGATGGTGTGGAATGTAGGAGACCTGTGGCGGCTCGGGTTCATTCGCAGAAACAATTCGAAGGTGGCCTAACGATAGATACTCGTCGAGAAAGTTTTGGTATTCCTGCTTCAGGTTCGGATCGCGCTCTAAGCGATTCTCCAGAGAAAGGTATTGGCGCATGGCAACAGCTTTCGTATCACCCAGCATGTGATCGAAATCGGGATGGCGTGGAAAACGGACCATGTATCTTCCTTCAGTATTTcgggtaacattttcaacgaagTGCGTCTCGCATTGCTGCTCTTCGACGGAATAGTTTGGCTTGTTATTGATCTCTTCCATTTTCCAGAAGCGCTCAATTGCATTATGGAGGGGATCTGATACTGACACGTGACAGGAAACGGGCTCAGCTACGGGTGAAATTTGGTTTCTACCAACGACGATCCATCCAAAAACACTTTCGATAAGCAAATGCTGCTGATCTTGCTCAATTCTCGTACCAGGGTTGACAAAGGAATAGAAATGTTCCGCACCTAGTAGCAAGTCAATTGCTCCAGATTTATTGAAGCTGGGATCGGCCAAGAATAAATCTTGTGGTATGCGCCAATTCTGAGCCGAGAATGTGACGGCGGGGAGGTCAATAGTGACTCTTGGGAGAAccaaaaaatccaaatccattgcAAAATCGTTCTTTCTGGATTTAATGATCGAGTGCACGCTATGCCTTACATTAGAAGCTGATTCACCCACACCATGAACAGGAATATTCACTGCTCGTCGTCTTAGCTTCAGTAGCTGACACAATCTCTCGCTCATTATGTTGGATTGAGAGCCGCTATCTAGCAAGGCGCGTGCAGGGTGAGTGGATCCATTTGAATCGACGACTAGCAGCACGACGGTGGAAAGTAGCACATTTGAGTTTGATGACGGTGATGTGTTGCTACTTTGAGAAGAGGAATTTGCGCATGTGTAGGTAGTCGTTGTGAATGGAGTATTGTTTTGATTCGATGACGGTCTGGCTTGATGATCAGCTTGATTGGAGGGGCGTTGTGCAGGTGGTTGGAAGGATGATTCATTGAAGCTGTTGACATTGTGCAGCATGGTATGATGTCTTCTTTGGCAGTGTCGACAGGAGTATTTGGACTGGCAGTTTCGAGCAAAGTGATCGTGGCGGAAACAATTCGCGCAAAGGCGGTTAGTATCGATCAGTTTCATACGGTCTGCAACGTTCATTCTCTCAAATCGAGGGCATTTGACGAGAAAATGATACTGGCTACAGGCATAGCATTTAGGCTGTTGTTCTTCAGCGACAGTGTGGGAGGCAACTCTTGGGAAAAAGGGTCTGCGATT
The nucleotide sequence above comes from Armigeres subalbatus isolate Guangzhou_Male unplaced genomic scaffold, GZ_Asu_2 Contig285, whole genome shotgun sequence. Encoded proteins:
- the LOC134203884 gene encoding uncharacterized protein LOC134203884; protein product: MKALLDCPRMMRESAEALHSLVDEFQRHTKILRQLGEPVDQWSTMLEHLLCIRLDDGTLKAWEDFATTVDEPNYARLVDFLQRRIRVLESMSVNHQSHNSPMPVSHFPSNRRPFFPRVASHTVAEEQQPKCYACSQYHFLVKCPRFERMNVADRMKLIDTNRLCANCFRHDHFARNCQSKYSCRHCQRRHHTMLHNVNSFNESSFQPPAQRPSNQADHQARPSSNQNNTPFTTTTYTCANSSSQSSNTSPSSNSNVLLSTVVLLVVDSNGSTHPARALLDSGSQSNIMSERLCQLLKLRRRAVNIPVHGVGESASNVRHSVHSIIKSRKNDFAMDLDFLVLPRVTIDLPAVTFSAQNWRIPQDLFLADPSFNKSGAIDLLLGAEHFYSFVNPGTRIEQDQQHLLIESVFGWIVVGRNQISPVAEPVSCHVSVSDPLHNAIERFWKMEEINNKPNYSVEEQQCETHFVENVTRNTEGRYMVRFPRHPDFDHMLGDTKAVAMRQYLSLENRLERDPNLKQEYQNFLDEYLSLGHLRIVSANEPEPPQVSYIPHHPVVKESSTTTKVRVVFNGSVHSTTGFSLNDTLKVGPVVQDELLTLIIRFRKYPVALVADIEKIYRQVLVDPRDTPLQRIFWRFQPDGPIETCELLTVTYGLASSSFLATRTLNQLCQDEGDNFPLGGPALIKNFYVDDYIGGAQSIGEAINTRTELNELLVKGGFQLRKWASNVPRALEGLDPSQIESKAFLNLDTEKAIKTLGVRWEPKPDKLSFEIASIDPTSAPTKRTILSGVSKHFDPLGITSPVVIRAKILLQELWLQPCGWDDEIPDPVNEKWTSYCSDLAKLSSYAVDRYVFLPNSTYELHTFADASEQAYGACTFARSISSKGQIRVHLIAAKSRVAPLKRLSIPRLELSAAVLAARLHAKILEALDMAISASYFWSDSSVTLEWLRSPPHVWKTFIANRVSEIQTTTHGSQWNHVAGTYNPADLITRGMKVDEFLSSDLWQHGPFWLSLHRENWPTTTNANNHSDEVLERRVMVAAVQNRPTVNDIFLRTTSYQRLLRITAYCLRFINACRQRESSDRPEGSTVLTVEELSMSRKKLVKLAQADSFGEEIRELATQQTGQLPQRRITPSKPFTVTGVDYAGPVYLKPAHKRASAIKAYICVFVCFATKAVHIELVSSLSTAAFIAALRRFVSRRGRPTHMYSDNGKNFEGARNELRELHQLLQRERQSGEIATICATDGIKWHMIPPKAPHFGGLWEAAVKTAKKHLRKQLGNIALSFEDMSTILAQIEACMNSRPLTPMTEIPDDLAILTPSHFLIASSLFALPETDVTMIPLNRLDHYQKLQERVQKFWYLWRTDYLHELQKEAKQSTPITAYQPGRMVILVDESLPPVRWPLARITATHPGSDGLIRVVTLRTSKGIIRRPITKICLLPYDDAAPKNEDN